From Deltaproteobacteria bacterium CG11_big_fil_rev_8_21_14_0_20_42_23, the proteins below share one genomic window:
- a CDS encoding leucyl aminopeptidase encodes MNFELKKEHLHTTSADLVVVGCFQDTTPSMQAADGGKNLDKLFDAKLSEILKHSAFGGKLLETQTIYTHKIIRAQNILVIGLGEKEKLCLESLQLLAAQIQREALKLGAKTVALVLEEKKIKKFSAEARLSAMVQGFLLGSYSFNRYKTEQENKPQLTAISFLCSSTKKSLHTAIDTARAIADGITLTRDLINIPSNDLTPTLLAKEAEKVAKRHKLFVDIWDEAKIKKEKMTAHLAVSQASAEKPTFIHLRYKAKNAKASIALVGKGVTFDTGGISLKPPKGMWEMKGDMGGAGTVLGIMEAIAQTKPNVNVDAYIPSAENMPGGKAFKPGDIIRARNQKTIEILSTDAEGRLLLADALDYASDFKHDYIIDFATLTGGAPIALGELYAALLVNDEQLGKKLLASAKATEEYMWKLPLEQKYLKTIQTGPADLMNAGGSRAQTITAGLFLSQFVKDKKWAHLDIAACSDTDKDSLLCPKGGTGALVQSFVHFLHSFSGK; translated from the coding sequence ATGAATTTCGAATTGAAAAAAGAACATCTTCACACTACTTCAGCTGATCTTGTTGTCGTTGGCTGCTTTCAGGATACAACACCTAGCATGCAAGCCGCAGACGGTGGAAAAAATCTGGATAAACTTTTTGATGCAAAACTTTCTGAGATCTTGAAGCACTCGGCTTTTGGTGGGAAATTACTCGAAACACAAACCATTTACACTCATAAAATAATACGGGCTCAAAACATTCTTGTCATTGGCCTGGGTGAAAAAGAAAAACTTTGCCTCGAATCACTTCAACTTCTGGCAGCACAAATTCAACGTGAAGCCTTAAAGCTTGGCGCAAAAACAGTTGCTCTTGTTTTGGAAGAAAAAAAGATAAAAAAGTTTTCAGCAGAAGCTCGCTTAAGCGCAATGGTTCAAGGTTTCCTCTTGGGCAGCTACAGTTTCAATCGTTACAAAACAGAACAAGAAAACAAACCTCAGCTTACCGCAATTAGTTTTTTGTGTTCGTCCACCAAAAAAAGTTTGCACACCGCAATAGATACAGCACGCGCAATTGCAGATGGCATCACGCTTACCCGAGACCTCATCAACATTCCTTCAAACGATCTCACGCCAACTCTCTTGGCTAAAGAAGCCGAAAAAGTGGCAAAGCGTCACAAGCTTTTTGTTGATATTTGGGATGAAGCAAAAATAAAAAAAGAAAAGATGACGGCGCATCTTGCGGTTTCACAAGCATCTGCCGAGAAGCCAACTTTTATTCATCTTCGCTACAAAGCAAAAAATGCAAAGGCAAGCATTGCCCTTGTGGGAAAAGGTGTCACCTTTGATACCGGCGGTATCTCGCTGAAGCCACCCAAAGGCATGTGGGAAATGAAAGGCGACATGGGCGGAGCCGGAACGGTGTTGGGTATTATGGAAGCCATCGCCCAAACAAAACCGAATGTGAATGTGGATGCCTACATTCCATCGGCGGAAAACATGCCCGGCGGAAAAGCCTTTAAACCTGGCGATATCATCCGCGCGCGCAATCAAAAAACAATTGAAATTCTTTCCACCGACGCTGAAGGCCGCTTGCTACTTGCAGATGCGCTTGATTACGCGTCTGATTTCAAACACGACTACATTATCGACTTCGCAACTCTCACTGGCGGAGCACCTATTGCCCTTGGTGAACTCTATGCGGCTCTGCTGGTAAACGATGAACAGCTTGGCAAAAAACTTTTAGCTTCTGCAAAAGCCACTGAAGAATATATGTGGAAACTTCCCCTCGAACAAAAATATTTAAAAACCATCCAGACCGGACCTGCAGATTTGATGAATGCTGGCGGTTCGCGTGCTCAAACCATCACAGCAGGTTTATTTTTGAGTCAGTTTGTAAAAGATAAAAAATGGGCACATCTTGATATCGCAGCTTGTTCAGATACCGACAAAGACAGCTTACTCTGCCCCAAAGGTGGAACGGGTGCGTTGGTACAAAGCTTTGTGCACTTCTTACATTCCTTCTCCGGGAAATGA
- a CDS encoding dTMP kinase codes for MRGLFISFEGIEGSGKSTQIALVAEYLKEKKKNFVLTREPGGTSIGNEIRSILLKPEHKNMHPITELLLYEASRCQHIAEVIEPALFEGKIVLCDRYADATTAYQGAARKLKSETIENMHQAATDGLMPQLTFLFDFDAKMGLTRARIRNKQEANANEGRFEDEQLQFHEAVRSAYLQIAKNEPERVKIIDASGSPEKVFEQVKKILDTFFTSKKK; via the coding sequence ATGCGCGGTTTATTTATCAGTTTTGAGGGCATTGAAGGCTCGGGAAAAAGCACGCAAATTGCGCTTGTTGCTGAATACTTGAAAGAAAAAAAGAAAAACTTTGTGCTCACACGCGAGCCTGGCGGAACCAGTATTGGCAATGAAATCCGCAGCATCTTACTCAAACCCGAACACAAGAACATGCACCCCATCACCGAGCTTTTATTATACGAAGCTTCACGATGCCAGCATATTGCTGAAGTGATTGAACCAGCATTATTCGAAGGAAAAATTGTTCTCTGTGATCGTTACGCCGATGCAACAACGGCTTATCAAGGTGCAGCGCGAAAACTGAAAAGTGAAACCATTGAAAACATGCACCAAGCAGCAACCGACGGACTCATGCCGCAACTCACTTTCCTTTTTGACTTCGATGCCAAAATGGGATTGACGCGAGCACGCATCAGAAACAAGCAAGAGGCAAACGCAAACGAAGGCAGATTTGAAGACGAACAGCTTCAATTTCACGAAGCCGTACGCAGCGCTTATCTTCAGATCGCAAAAAATGAACCTGAACGCGTAAAAATTATTGATGCAAGCGGTTCTCCCGAAAAAGTTTTTGAACAAGTGAAAAAAATTCTCGATACTTTTTTCACATCGAAAAAAAAGTGA
- the holB gene encoding DNA polymerase III subunit delta': MWEEIKGHQIQKRLLKKAIAEKKLAYAYLFSGHKGVGKTLMATQFATALLTDEMHETQAERISKRIQENQHPDFFQLEAEKESIKIGQVRNLTSKLQYHPLESTRKVVIIKQAELLTESAANALLKTLEEPPPQTHFILITNLPYKVLATIRSRCQHIRFSPLGESLVSKYLQKEKNIEAETADQLAKISQGSIGTAKELDPRFIRSVIERFQALSDKGSAADIIALSEEWARDEQTGLILELLASWYRDLLYYQQTQDEHGLIYKEAKAAHVSNDYADKSLHSIMETRKLLHTTANKQLLFEQLLFTLKG, encoded by the coding sequence ATGTGGGAAGAAATTAAAGGCCATCAAATACAAAAGCGATTGCTGAAAAAAGCAATTGCTGAAAAGAAACTTGCTTACGCATATCTTTTTTCAGGTCACAAAGGTGTAGGGAAAACACTGATGGCCACTCAGTTTGCCACTGCTCTCTTAACTGACGAAATGCATGAAACGCAAGCTGAGAGAATTTCAAAACGCATCCAAGAGAATCAGCATCCAGATTTTTTCCAACTGGAAGCCGAAAAGGAAAGCATCAAAATTGGACAAGTGAGAAATCTCACCAGCAAATTGCAATATCATCCGCTGGAATCCACTCGAAAAGTAGTCATCATCAAACAAGCCGAACTTTTAACCGAGTCAGCCGCAAATGCTTTGCTGAAAACACTTGAAGAGCCACCGCCTCAAACGCACTTTATTCTCATCACCAATCTTCCGTACAAAGTGTTGGCAACTATTCGCTCGCGCTGTCAGCATATTCGTTTTTCTCCACTCGGAGAATCTCTTGTGAGCAAGTACTTGCAAAAGGAAAAAAATATCGAAGCTGAAACTGCTGATCAACTTGCCAAGATTTCGCAAGGCAGCATTGGCACTGCAAAAGAACTTGATCCACGTTTTATTCGCTCGGTCATCGAACGTTTTCAAGCGCTCTCTGACAAAGGAAGTGCAGCTGACATTATTGCACTGAGTGAGGAATGGGCAAGAGATGAACAGACTGGTCTCATTCTAGAACTGCTTGCCAGCTGGTATCGCGATTTGCTGTATTATCAACAAACTCAAGATGAACATGGCCTCATTTACAAAGAAGCCAAAGCAGCCCATGTCAGCAATGACTACGCAGACAAATCGCTGCACTCAATTATGGAAACAAGAAAATTGCTCCACACCACTGCAAATAAACAGTTGCTGTTCGAGCAGTTGTTGTTTACGCTTAAAGGATAG
- a CDS encoding stage 0 sporulation protein: MSAMTTQTNRCTQLWKQENCSTPLQINSCCSSSCCLRLKDSMETSSQEQQASKPAETKHFVGIQFHSAGEIVVCSAKEFEFKQGEQVLIQSQQGKKLGTVIKASYDKAPQQEEIPQILHVATKEDIAHDRALKEKALEYLAVCEQKVKERKLPMKLTLAEIVENGRKAMFTFFAEDRVDFRALVKDLATSLRLRIEMKQIGARDEAKYKGCLGACGQVSTCCSTFLRSFKSISIGMAKNQGLSPNPAKLTGMCGRLKCCLAYENEQYKENRKGLFKISSVVSTPKGSGTIFNIDILKRTYSVRLDEGGEDIFSANDCSKLEGAKQIARERVMSQRQSEEKKKGELQRERQEKFEKRIEEKKRKISSKPSAPRNNQKQGPKRNNRQKPHAKTPAPPKENKS; encoded by the coding sequence ATGTCAGCAATGACTACGCAGACAAATCGCTGCACTCAATTATGGAAACAAGAAAATTGCTCCACACCACTGCAAATAAACAGTTGCTGTTCGAGCAGTTGTTGTTTACGCTTAAAGGATAGTATGGAAACTTCTTCTCAAGAACAACAAGCCAGCAAACCTGCTGAAACAAAGCATTTCGTCGGCATCCAGTTTCATTCTGCCGGTGAAATTGTGGTGTGCTCTGCAAAAGAATTTGAGTTTAAACAAGGCGAACAAGTGCTGATTCAATCTCAGCAAGGCAAAAAACTTGGCACGGTCATCAAAGCTTCTTACGACAAAGCGCCGCAACAAGAAGAAATTCCGCAAATTCTTCACGTGGCCACAAAAGAAGACATTGCACACGATAGAGCACTGAAAGAAAAAGCTTTGGAATACTTGGCAGTGTGTGAACAAAAAGTAAAAGAGCGAAAACTTCCCATGAAACTGACGCTTGCCGAAATTGTTGAAAATGGACGAAAAGCCATGTTCACTTTTTTTGCAGAAGATCGCGTTGATTTCAGAGCTTTGGTGAAAGACTTAGCCACAAGCTTGCGACTTCGCATCGAAATGAAGCAAATCGGCGCACGTGACGAAGCAAAATACAAAGGCTGCCTCGGTGCATGTGGGCAGGTAAGCACATGCTGTTCCACTTTTTTGCGAAGCTTCAAGTCTATATCTATCGGCATGGCTAAAAACCAAGGCCTCTCGCCAAATCCTGCAAAGCTTACGGGAATGTGTGGAAGATTAAAATGTTGCCTCGCTTACGAAAATGAACAGTACAAAGAAAACAGAAAAGGCCTCTTCAAAATTTCGTCTGTAGTTTCCACACCAAAAGGCAGCGGCACTATTTTTAACATTGATATTTTAAAACGAACCTACTCAGTCCGACTCGATGAAGGCGGCGAAGATATTTTTTCTGCAAACGATTGCAGCAAACTAGAAGGCGCAAAGCAAATTGCAAGAGAACGCGTGATGTCTCAGAGACAAAGTGAAGAAAAGAAAAAGGGTGAACTTCAACGCGAACGACAAGAAAAATTTGAAAAACGCATCGAAGAAAAAAAACGAAAAATAAGTTCAAAACCGTCAGCTCCTCGCAACAATCAAAAGCAAGGACCAAAAAGAAACAATAGACAAAAACCACATGCTAAAACTCCTGCGCCTCCTAAAGAAAACAAAAGCTAA